From Colius striatus isolate bColStr4 chromosome 10, bColStr4.1.hap1, whole genome shotgun sequence:
gtgacaggacaaggggtaatggacatgagctggaacacaacaagttccactggaacatgaagagaaatttctttgctgttcagatgagggagccctggctccttcttgggaggtgtccagacccatctggacacgttcctgtgccccctgagcgaggggaacctgctgcagcaggggcttggcctggatgagctctggaggtcccttccaagccccagcactctgtgattctaagtgCTCTTTTCTGCACAAAGCCAGCTCAGCAGCGGGATTGACCCGCACAGCTGTGCATGGGCCCATGAGACTCCCCCCAAGATGAGGGGAAGCAGTGGTCACTGTGTCCTGGGTGAGGCCCCCACTGCGGCAGCCTGGGTTTTAGGGCTGAGATCTGGCcgagctctgcagctgcagctcagtctTCCCCCATCTCTAGCTGCTGGCAGGATTGAACCATGGTCTGTCACCTTCACTGGGCCTGaggtggtggctgtggctgtggtggGGTCTCCCTGGCCTCCTAACACGGGCACTGTCAGCCCCTGAAGTTCACGCAGCCCTTCTCCAGCtagaaaacaagaggaaaatcaaATGGATTTAGTACATGGCAAGCTGGAGAAGTGGGTGGAGGAGCCAAAGCGGTGAGGGGGCAGAGCGAGGGGGCTGTAGGGCACTTGCTGCCGCTTACTGAGGGGCTGATGCCCGTGCCTGTGTTTGGCAGCAGATGAGCTGTTCAGCGGGGACAACACGGTGGACTTGCTGATTGAGGACCAGCTCCTGAGGCCCAGCAGCAGGGCGGGAGAGCCCATGAGGAAGCCCTCCCCGGTGGGATGGCCGCCCACCCCTGGCAGTGACCCCACCACCCTCCCAGCCGCTGAAACTGCCACCACGGCCACGGTGCCTCTGTCCCCTGCCACGTCCGTGGGCCCCACGCCGGACACTCCTGCTGTGAGCCGTCTGACCCCCACCCCAGagaccaccaccaccaccccagcAGGGCCGCTGGAGGAGGGCACCCCGCAGCTCCCAGCGGCCTCAGCCAGCACAGCCGTGGAGAGCCTGCCCGTGgccaccagccctgctgtggccACCACTGCTGGGAGCCCCAGGGATGTGGGGACAAGCCCTgccctggagagcagcagcccaggaCCTTGGGGCCAGGCGAGCACCCCTGCGACACCGGTCAGCCCCAGCATCCCTGCCACGCCGAAGCAGGccctggaggaggaggacatCAGGAACATCATCGGTGAGTGCCTGCAGGTCCTGTCCCCATCCAGCTGAGGCTGTAGGGACTGGCTTGTGCCCATGGTGTGTCCTGCCAAGCACAGCACGGCTGGATTTGGTCACGGCTGGGGGATGGTGTCGAGATGGTGACTGTGCAGCACCAGTTTTCACTGGCTTGTTAACTCTGGAACCTTCTGTGGCTCCTTCCAGTTTGAGGGGCTGGTCAGGGCAGCAAGAGGCCTCCCCAGAGGCAGACCAGGGACGGGTCTCAGGGCAGGGGTATGGCTGCAGCCATGGGGAGCTCTTTGCGGGATCTGGCTGCCGCTGCTGGGCCTCatgaggaggcagcagggtTACCTGCTGGGTGGGCAAGGGACTGGACCCCGAGCAGAAGCAGAGGGAGACCATGGCCACCCTGCCCTGGGCCTCACGAGCTTTTCCCTGCCTGCACAGGGCGCTGCAAGGACACGCTGTCCACCATCTCGGGGCCCACTACCCAGAACACCTACGGGCGCAATGAGGGGGCCTGGATGAAGGACCCCTTGGCCCGGGAGGAGCGGATCTACGTCACCAACTACTACTACGGGAACACACTGGTGGAGTTCAGGAACCTCGACAACTTCAAGCAAGGTAGGCTTGGGCCGTCCCTGGCTGATCCAAAGAGCATCCCCATAGCCTGGGATGCAGCACTGTGGGAGGATGCCATGCATAGAGCAGGTCAGGCTATGGCCGTGCTTGTGACCATGCCAGACTGTGCCtggtgggcagggagggagtgTGGGCATGGCTAAGGGCAGAGGGTGCCGGTGGCAATACCACCAACaccagagaaaagggagagtCTTGCCAGCAAGGTGTCTCTGCCCTGCAGGTCGCTGGAGCAACTCCTACAAGCTCCCGTACAGCTGGATTGGGACGGGGCACGTTGTCTACAACGGCTCCTTCTACTACAACCGGGCCTTCACGCGCAACATCATCAAGTACGACCTGAAGCAGCGGTACGTGGCCGCCTGGGCCATGCTGCACGACGTGGCCTACGAGGAGTCCACGCCATGGCGGTGGCGAGGCCACTCGGATGTGGACTTTGCTGTGGATGAGAACGGCCTGTGGGTCATCTACCCGGCCATCAGCTATGAGGGCTTCAACCAGGAGGTGATCGTGCTGAGCAAGCTGAACGCCGCCGACCTCAGCACCCAGAAGGAGACGACGTGGCGGACGGGGCTGCGCAAGAACTTCTACGGGAACTGCTTTGTCATCTGTGGGGTCCTGTACGCGGTCGACAGCTACAACAAGAGGAACGCCAACATCTCCTATGCCTTTGACACTCACACCAACACGCAGATCATCCCGCGGCTGCTCTTTGAGAACGAGTACTCCTACACCACGCAGATAGACTATAACCCCAAGGACCGCCTGCTCTACGCCTGGGACAATGGGCACCAAGTCACCTACCACGTCATCTTTGCCTACTGAGAACCCCCTCCCAGCGTCACGGTGGGGCAACTGCGAGCCAGGGGCCACCAGCACCTTTTGTTactattgttattattgttattttgtaCAAATCAAAGAGTAAATGATGGGTTTTGTTTCaagctgttgtttttttatGGTGGATTGTAGATCGATCCCCAGGCCAGAACTGGCCCCTTTCTCTTTGCTGTAGGCTGGCTTTGGCTTTCCCTTCCCGGGAGGAGGAGATGCTCCTTAGGGAGGGCAGGCCCAGCAGGCTcagcagggggaggaggtggtggCCTAGACGTGGTCCTCTTGATGAGGTTTCTAGCAAAAGATGATCAGCTCAAGGCCCAGCCCTGGTGCAAAGCTGGCCTCGGTGCTGCAGGCACTGGGGCCCAGCGGGACGCTGCTGGCTGCCCATCCTGGGGTACAATGTGTGTGTCCCCTCTTGGGCCTGCCTTCCCCACTGCCAGCCAGCAGCCCTCACCACCATCCTGCTGTACGTGGGGCTGTGAGCGTGGCTCTGGCAGCCCCTGGTGCTGGCACTGATGCCGAGGACTGTCCCCTCCAGCcagggctctgccctgggcaccCCGCTCTAGGGGGGTGTCTGCACCCTGAACCCTGCCTCGTGGCTGGAgtgagctggcagcaggagggggATGCTGTAAATATGTGTAGATGGCTTTTGTTTGTTCATGTTGTAACCCCAAATAGTCCCCTATGGCATGGGCTGGGCGCTGGGCTGCCTGGGCTAGGGGCTGTGGGCCTGGAGGAGCCCTGGGGAAGCTCTGGCTCCTTCTCCCACAAGGTCTCAGCCAGAGTGTCCCCTCACTGCCGTGCTGTGGCCCCTGGCCgaggcacagcccctgcccttcTGCCCAGCACCATCTTGTATTCACCTGCTGCCAATAATAAAAGATGAAGTACCTTTGCAGCTGTTCAGGGCTTTCTTTGGGTCAGGTGAGGAAATGCAAGGGGGGGttttttgggtgggttttggttggtttcGGGAGTTCTTATTTacacactgagcagcagcaaggcATGCTGGCTTGGGAGGCATGAGGGCAGGGAGGCATGGCTATATCCAGCCCTGAGAATTGAGAAGTGCTGGCTCCTGTCCTGCTCGCAGATGCCCTCGGGTCCTGAGACCCTCCTCTTGCCCAGGCTCTGGGTAAGCAGTAAGGTGGATTGTCCCCTCTCTGGAAGCAGGAGTGGGGTCTGGGTGCAGGTGCCAGAACCACACTGCATCCCCAGACATGACAGACATGCTGGCCCTCTGCTCATTTGCTTAATTAAAATGGTATCAACAAgcaaaataataacaaattataatgataataaataaaagaacCATTTTATTGCCTTCAGTGCTAGGGACACAGGGACAAAACTAGATGGGATGGGGTGCTCTCCACCACTGAAGCCCACAGGTGCTGTCTGAGGATGTAGTGCCACAGCAGTCCCCAtgcccccagcagctctttcCAACATGCCACGCTGTGTGAAAGCtcagccaccagccccaggCCCCTCACCCAGCTCCCCCTGCAATTCCACCCCCTCCTCACCCACCCAGAGCAGTGGCTGCCCTGCCCGGGGCTGTGTGGGAGCTGCATGTGTCTGACTGAGGCACTGCTGGggtgttttatttttgcctATTGTGTGAGTTGGCCCACAGTCAGGCAGGGCCGGGGCCAGGGAAAGGAACTGGTGCAAGGAGCAGAGCCAAAGCCCTGACCCAGCCCGGCTGCTTCCCAGCAGCGCGAGCGCCGAGGGGATGAGGGGGCCTGTGCAGCTCGCTGACTACGTGGCAAAGGGCAAAGCTTTTCCACAGTGTTGCAAGGCACATACTTCTACAGGCATGTAttgctcctcagcctcctcctcgcCTGCCCCGAGCTGTTTGTCTTACTTGCAGGATCAGCCTTTGTTTCCCAACAGCCATTCGCACAAATAATAATCACAATTAAAGAAACCACATCAGGCAGCCAGTGGGTCAGTCAGGGAAGGAAAGGCAGCTGGCTGGTGAACTGAGGCCCATCTTCTGGGCTAATTGcaaagggcaaaaaaaagagtaatgtaAGGTGCTGAAGTCATTAGGAAAGGCCGATGCTCTGCTGGCACCTCATCCCAGCTGAGCCCCtcacccacctgcagcccaggcctagggcagctctgcaggagctccctgagggctgcagctgtgatgagcagctcagctctggggcaAATGGCACGTTCCCCTGAGTGGGGGgtggctggcagggctggcaaGGCAGAGGAGGGGTGTGTGTACCTGTGTGGGTGAAGGAAGGTGCTGTGGCTGTGTCCCATGGAACTGAAGCAGCTCTTCTGTTTCGGCAGCACTAGTGCTGCTCTGAGGGCTGTTAGGTATGAAAAGCATTAAATATCACAACCCCCCCCactccaaacaaaaaaccaggggaaaaaaagcccccactacaacaaaaataaggggaaaaaaggaaaacccagCAGTACAGTGTTTAGAAATGCATGTGCTGCACTGAGATGTTGGGCCTGGGCCAAGCCCCGGCCTTTTGCCTGGTGAGCTGGGgaagacagcagcagtgtgtacGAGTGTCTGTTGGAACCTCCTGGCAGGGTCCAACCCCGGGACGCCCCCAGGAAGGTGTCCCCAGCATCAGGGCcacacctcctcctgctcctagTGCTTCAGCTGTAAGTGAGGGTTCCCCAGCGGCGGGGGCCAGGGATTCGGGGCAGGTTTGTGCATGGGGTGACGAGGACTGGCCcctctggggctgggctggggtgcagggctgctgcGAGATGGGAGCTGCTTCCTCCTGCTGCCATGAGTGCACAAGGAGAAGCCTGCTCTCCAGTACGGGTGTGTGGGCAGGGCCCCGGTGCTCAGCACCCCACTTTAAGAGATGAGGTTTAACAGATCAAAAACTCACCTCAAACATCCAAAGCCCAACCCAATTTTGGACAGTGCATAAGTAGAAAGGATGGCCCGGGCCCCTCCAGcgccagccccagcagcagctgccgatGCTGacagcaggactgcagcagggcaTCACCCCAGTCTGCCCTTGCTGTGCCCATGTGCCAGGAGCCCTGCCAGTGGCTTGCTGTGGCAGCAGGGCCGGGGGCTGTGGCTACTGCAGGGATTTGACGATGGCCCTCAGGGCGTGGGGCGGCTCTGGGACGGAGGGAGACGCGCTGTAGAAGGTGTTGGTGTGGTCTCTGCGCTGCTCCCGGAGCGATGGAGGGACAGATGAGCTTTTGATGTGGAGGATCCTGGTGTCCATCACTTCGCAGTCGATCTGCATCATCACCTCATAGTCCTGCCCATTGATCACATTCTCTGCAAGAGTAAGGAAATTAAGCCCAGGTTCGTTAGTCCTGCAAGATACCGACCCAACAGCAGCAAAAGTGGAGATTCCTGGACCTTTTCTTAtgcctggagcaggagctggggctggggggaacTGCCCTTCCTTTTTGCAGCTCCACACACGGAGCCCCATCtcacacagcacagccccagccgcCTCCTGACACCTCAAAGGGCCCAGGTCACACGGAATGTCTGCACCTAGGAATTAATGGAAGTCTtgtcttttccccttcttcatCTGCACATAATCACTGATGAAGTTTGCACTGTACAACATCTATTATTATCACAGTGCTGTTCCTGAGCCACTGAAGTGTAGGGGCGATTGAAGACAGGGTTGATTTAAGCAAGCTGAATGCCTCACCTCCTTTGTATTGGTTTAAGAACACTGTAAGCCTCTTGACACTGAGAACCTGGAGGAATTTCTTCACCAGATTATGAATAACAAAAGTTAAAACGTGAGGTCTCAAAAGCATTAACTGTTTCTCATTACTGTGCTGACTGGGCTGTTGTACTTGCCCCATGTTGTGGTGTCACTGGACAAGGCCATTACCCTGAGACACCCCTGGACATGAGGAGACCCAGCCCAGCACGTGGCACCCTGGTGTCAGTGCATGCTGGGCTGCATTACCCCAGCACGGCCCTGGCCTCGGCACGTCTGCtaccacagcagctcctgggcttcCAGACAGAGGCTGTGCACATGGTTAGCATCTGCTGCCTGGATTTAAAGGTGGGAGACTATTCCCTGTATAGACAGTGTGTCCAGGAATGTGAGAGCCTGCATTGGATTTCCAGGCACGAGCAATGCTTGCCTTTCCGAGTCAGAAATGCTGACTGCCATCAGCAAGGGTTCTCTTTCTGTGCTAAGGAGGATGGAAGATCACCTAATGGAAAGCGTATGGACTGGAGGAATGCAATATACATTActaatttttactgttttcctgGATTAACTCTGACTCTGGATGACAGTTGACAACCTCAGCCGGACCCTCCTGTACCCCACGCCACCTGCAGAAGCCATTACATCAAATATGTCCTGTAGAGTAATGAAAAGCAGGAGCAAAACCTTGCTAAGGGGGCTGAGAACCTGCAAGGGAAACCAAAGCTCCCACCTGCagaaatgaaatggaaacagctctgtgtgtgccACCAAGGTgagaagcagctgtgtgtgtgtctctgtgctgctgacacACACACTCCAAGCAGCACCTCATCCCTcctggctgaggagctgctggtaaggccctgctgcagctttgGGTGCTGTCCACCCACCTTGGGATCTCTCCAGGTCaccctttctctcctcccctgGATGTGCTCTTGGTTGCCACCCACCCAGCTGGGCTGGCAGtgctgctcagggcagggggctgcataTGGCAGCAGAAGGGTATGAGGGGAAGTGGTCTGGGGCAAAGAGCCTGGAGATTGCCCATGGTCTGTGACACAGCAAGCTGGAGACACAGCTCCTCAGCACTCATACAGCAGGCCATAGCTTGACAGGACCCCAGCTATGGGAGAAAATGTGCTCCAAAGCCACAAGTGAGcgaggtgggatgggacagcaGCCAGGGCCGGGAAAATCTCTCACTAAGGCTGTAAGACTTTCCTGTGtctgcccacagcagccagcacagtgagCTATCATTAGGCTCCCTGGCACTGCACAAgatggaggagcagagcaggcccagggagcagcccagacgagggagggagctgcactgtgtgggcggCAGCCAGGACCATGGGAGCCAGCCCTGGATCTCACAGGCTCCCTCTGCCACTATGTGGGCCATGATTAAGTTAGCCACAGCTCTGTTACTTTGTGCAAGAGGTGCTGTGTCTTCTGAGGCCACCAcagctgagagagagagagctgggaggaaTCACGCTCACAAGGAGACTCTCTGGCCAGAGGCACAACTCCGGCACGTGCAAAGTGCCTGAACCCTGCCCTGTGTCTGTAATTCAGCCAGGAGAGACACTCAGGTTTAAAGACAGGTTTAGGGTTGAAGGTATTGTCAATGAAGAACTCCTGCAGGGAGCCTCTCAAAGGGCCTCATCTCACAGGCATGAGGACAGTGGTGGGAATGGCTCTGTTCCCACTGCAGACatttccagcagcctttctcATTACTTTTAGCACCAAACTGCCTTTGGAGAGGAGGGGAGATTTTCCACAAAGCCAGCAGTTACTGCTTGGTGACACTGCCGGGTGCCTGGGCCAACTGCAGTGAAAGGAGCAGCCTGAAAGCCATGCCAGCCCCAGGATGCCTGGCCACCATCAGAGAGCCCTGCCTGGCCCACCCCAGCCCAGAGGGTGGAGGGGCTGATGCTCTGTGTAAGCCCACGGGAGCTTCTCAGCAAAACAACAGGCAAACGTGACCCCAACGCAGCCAGCATCTGATGTTTGGAAAGATTAGCTCACTGTCAAAGGGGCAGGCATTGCAAAAAGAATTCCACATGGCTCCATCCTGAGCTCGATGCCATTAAACCCTTTCAGGATCTGGATGAAGAATAGAGAACATACTTGTGAGATTTCTGGAAGATGCTAATCTGGAGAGATTTCAACCACCTTGGAGTATTGGATTAAAGTGCAGTTTCTGTCAAAGAGAGAAGCTGTCCAGAATCTTCAGGATGTGTTTCAATCATGTACAGAGCGAAACACAACACTCAGTAGAACTGGAAAACACAAGTACAAAATGGCCCTGGGCAGAAGTGTTGCAAGGAGAAGCTTTGAGGACTGCAGAAGATCACTGTGGATAAGCCAACAGTGTGACAGCACTAAAAGCGATCAGCTCAatttaaagagagagagatttatCTGACCAAGTttctccctggcacaggctgcccagggagggtgtggaggcttcttctctagaggtttccaaGCCCACTTGGATACTTTTCTGTATctcctgatcaaggggaacctggtttagcagggggttgggctggatgagctctagaggccAGGGGGGCACATGAAGGCAGAACTGACAGCCTAAAGTTGgtgtctggctgctgctgctgctggtttgcTGTCTGGAAGGGCAGCACTGCCATTGGTGCATCACACAGGGCCACTCAACAGCACACAGCAACACCAATGCTGAGTTATTGCTAAAGTTGATTGTGCTGAATTACCTATGACCGATGCTTTGTGGGATTACATAAATGAAAACACGGGAATGGGTCTCCTGTCAAGGTGTCTGGAATTTGAAACAGATTTATTGCTCCTCTTTGAAGCTCAGAACACACAGCCTCTCACACTGTACAGCCTCAGGCTTAAGGAGCTATCCTTCCCAGGCCAGACTCCTGGGTTGCAGATAATTGTCTGTTAACATGTTTAAAAGCCATGCTTCAGATGACAGACTATTTCAAACAGCACGGGTAATTGTTCCAAGCCTTGCTGTTCTCTGACTGCACCTTCTCAAAGAGGCTCACTGGCTCTCATGGGCTGTCCCAAATTCCCACCATCAGCCTGGCCTACGGAGCAGAAATCTAAttccccagtgctgctctcTAGAGTTATGGCAGCTCCTCTTAAAACCACACACATTGCAAGATGCAACTGATGAGAGCTGAAGTCTGCAGTCCAAACAAAAAAACGTTTAGCAAATAAGGCTGAGGGTAATACCTACAGTTACAaattactgaagatgatggaagaTAGCCTTCAAGCACTTAGATTTTTAAACCTGGCCTATTAGAAAGACCATAAAACCAAaactcctccttctcctcttagTAGTACTGACATGTATCAACCAGTTGAAGAGTAGTTCaagacagagaaacagagaTGCCCTGCAATGCCACTTGCCCCCGCTGAAGCGTTTTGAGGCTATAACCAAACACCATGGAAGAGCTTTCTCTAAGGCCCCAAATGCCTTTGCAGCAGATAATCCACATAGCTACTGTCTGGTTTCTTAGTAGGTGACTTGTAAAAGTGGTCAGAACCCGCTTAGCTCTACTCTCATGGTGCTCACTGGATACACAGCTGAGCTAGTGTCAGCCATGGAGCTCTGGGAGGGGTGGACAACAGTGTAGAGTAAATTTACTAGCCATAGAATTACTTCAATTGATGTCAAAGCAAGTGCTATGGAATTATCTCTGCCTAAGGTGACATAAAGCCATCAACTCTTTTAAAACCACTTCTGCTCTACAGCTACTTGCTCCTTTTATAATTGCCACATTTTCTTCTAATGAGAAAGCTTGCTTTGCCACACCAGATTCCAAAGACAGTGTTAATTTACCCTTACAGCCCCTTCTGCAGTCCCCTCTATCACACCAGCAAAGAACCAAAGGCAGCTTTCAGAGAGCCACCAGATGTGTTGCAGTATCTGGTTGCTTTGTGCTAGTTGCACCAAGCTGGTGATGCTGAAGTTTGGTTTAAAGAATGATTTAGCACCGAATTACCTAAATAATTTATACATCTGGTCCAAAACAGAGCTTATGTTTGGGGCAGCACAGAGTTCAGAAAGCACAAGCTTCAGAAGAAGAGGAGGGCACCAGCTGcatgcagctctggggctggcCCACTGAAGGGATGCAGCTGTCCCCAGACATAATTCAGGGAGCTTTCTTTGCACTGTCATCTCTGCAATCTTCCATCTCCTCTCCACTgagcagccctgtgccctgCCCAGCACATCTGGACAATGTTTCCATCTAAAGGGTTGGTATACACTACcaaataagtatataaatgaagCAGTGTTACTCTAGCAGCTACACAGACTAAAAATACCCTCACTGCAACGACACACCAGGGTTCCTAAAACATTTACAGATTTGCTTGTTAGACAGGATTACTTGAGGCAAGGGAGAAAGTTATAATGTGATCCAAACAACTTCtccttttaaaagtaaattcccATTTGGAACTACTTCCAAACAAGCCAGTTGCAGTGGGCTCACCTCTGTGGGCTCAGCTGTCCTCAGCTCCTGACAGGTGAAGTGAGATCCTGGGCATTGCAGTTCTCCAGGTGTCCCAGCACCTCTCAAAGAGTgagccaggctgctgtgca
This genomic window contains:
- the OLFML2B gene encoding olfactomedin-like protein 2B isoform X2, which encodes MARPLPLLLCLAALGAGCRAEPLPTGTAGPSAEPLQDEADNQENILSQLLGDYDKVKAVSEGSDCRCKCVVRPLGRGACQRINEGAFRAEDFYTVETITSGPSCKCACVAPPSALNPCEGDFRLKKLREAESSDLKLSSIVEMLESAFYGLDLLKLHSVTTKLVGRVEKLEEGMSRNFTQQSHQAGANVEEDVQDPHGRDRENCSRLLTNSLPDIESSLQRDAEAAYMHTEGKYEERFLKDETISQQINSVESLPELHLSPEDEKPEQLLQRKLHMRSRPPSKPTIVRGVTYYKAQSTETENDIEEQHELFSGDNTVDLLIEDQLLRPSSRAGEPMRKPSPVGWPPTPGSDPTTLPAAETATTATVPLSPATSVGPTPDTPAVSRLTPTPETTTTTPAGPLEEGTPQLPAASASTAVESLPVATSPAVATTAGSPRDVGTSPALESSSPGPWGQASTPATPVSPSIPATPKQALEEEDIRNIIGRCKDTLSTISGPTTQNTYGRNEGAWMKDPLAREERIYVTNYYYGNTLVEFRNLDNFKQGRWSNSYKLPYSWIGTGHVVYNGSFYYNRAFTRNIIKYDLKQRYVAAWAMLHDVAYEESTPWRWRGHSDVDFAVDENGLWVIYPAISYEGFNQEVIVLSKLNAADLSTQKETTWRTGLRKNFYGNCFVICGVLYAVDSYNKRNANISYAFDTHTNTQIIPRLLFENEYSYTTQIDYNPKDRLLYAWDNGHQVTYHVIFAY
- the OLFML2B gene encoding olfactomedin-like protein 2B isoform X1, translated to MARPLPLLLCLAALGAGCRAEPLPTGTAGPSAEPLQDEADNQENILSQLLGDYDKVKAVSEGSDCRCKCVVRPLGRGACQRINEGAFRAEDFYTVETITSGPSCKCACVAPPSALNPCEGDFRLKKLREAESSDLKLSSIVEMLESAFYGLDLLKLHSVTTKLVGRVEKLEEGMSRNFTQQSHQAGANVEEDVQDPHGRDRENCSRLLTNSLPDIESSLQRDAEAAYMHTEGKYEERFLKDETISQQINSVESLPELHLSPEDEKPEQLLQRKLHMRSRPPSKPTIVRGVTYYKAQSTETENDIEEQPDELFSGDNTVDLLIEDQLLRPSSRAGEPMRKPSPVGWPPTPGSDPTTLPAAETATTATVPLSPATSVGPTPDTPAVSRLTPTPETTTTTPAGPLEEGTPQLPAASASTAVESLPVATSPAVATTAGSPRDVGTSPALESSSPGPWGQASTPATPVSPSIPATPKQALEEEDIRNIIGRCKDTLSTISGPTTQNTYGRNEGAWMKDPLAREERIYVTNYYYGNTLVEFRNLDNFKQGRWSNSYKLPYSWIGTGHVVYNGSFYYNRAFTRNIIKYDLKQRYVAAWAMLHDVAYEESTPWRWRGHSDVDFAVDENGLWVIYPAISYEGFNQEVIVLSKLNAADLSTQKETTWRTGLRKNFYGNCFVICGVLYAVDSYNKRNANISYAFDTHTNTQIIPRLLFENEYSYTTQIDYNPKDRLLYAWDNGHQVTYHVIFAY